A stretch of the Maridesulfovibrio zosterae DSM 11974 genome encodes the following:
- the tssG gene encoding type VI secretion system baseplate subunit TssG produces the protein MAAENRMSACTLNERLYTEPWRFDFWQAVRILRSLTEGDVCADSPEDETIRFTARVSQAFPASELSAAETETGKAALQVNFIGLAGAHGPLPAPVTDLIMERIRVGDTGLRDFLDIFNNRLISLYYNAIVKLHPGRGADPHPSESPFAKYAYAIAGMGTEGLCTSPVPEAPGGAGVPDASLLRHAGLFAMHPRSAVGLEMLVADHFEIPAKVVPFRGDWLTIEPEDRTRIGPSGQNQTLGEDAVLGNKAWDQSSGFTLVLGPLTADQYKNFLPCPAGNCRTLLLDLVRFYVGEGMECNVELLLKDGEHIDMRLGFGGDGWLGWV, from the coding sequence ATGGCCGCCGAAAACCGGATGTCAGCCTGTACTTTAAACGAACGACTCTACACGGAACCGTGGCGTTTTGATTTCTGGCAGGCAGTGCGTATTCTACGCAGCCTGACAGAGGGAGATGTGTGCGCCGACAGTCCCGAGGATGAGACTATCCGTTTCACAGCCAGAGTCTCGCAGGCATTTCCTGCAAGTGAGCTGTCTGCTGCGGAAACAGAAACGGGGAAGGCTGCATTGCAGGTTAATTTTATAGGTCTTGCCGGTGCCCACGGTCCATTGCCGGCTCCAGTAACAGACCTGATAATGGAACGCATTCGTGTTGGTGACACGGGTTTACGAGATTTCTTGGATATATTCAACAATCGTCTTATTTCCTTGTACTACAATGCGATTGTTAAACTGCATCCAGGAAGGGGAGCTGACCCGCATCCTTCTGAAAGTCCTTTTGCCAAGTACGCCTATGCTATTGCGGGGATGGGCACAGAAGGGCTTTGTACATCTCCTGTTCCGGAAGCTCCGGGGGGGGCAGGTGTTCCTGATGCATCGCTTCTGCGGCATGCCGGACTCTTTGCCATGCATCCTCGTTCGGCTGTCGGTTTGGAAATGTTAGTGGCAGATCATTTTGAGATTCCGGCAAAGGTTGTGCCTTTCCGAGGGGACTGGCTGACCATTGAGCCGGAAGACCGGACACGTATAGGTCCGTCCGGTCAGAATCAGACGCTCGGCGAGGATGCGGTGCTCGGCAATAAGGCATGGGATCAATCCTCAGGATTTACTCTTGTGCTCGGACCGCTCACGGCAGATCAATATAAAAATTTTCTGCCTTGTCCTGCGGGAAACTGCCGAACTTTGTTACTGGATCTTGTACGGTTTTACGTGGGGGAAGGTATGGAATGCAATGTGGAATTGTTGCTTAAGGATGGCGAGCATATTGATATGCGGCTTGGGTTTGGTGGGGATGGGTGGTTGGGGTGGGTGTAA
- a CDS encoding Hcp family type VI secretion system effector, which translates to MQNMFLKIKDIDGESTVKGYDKQIEIYSFSHGFSQPTSPIRSSEGGGTTSRAHHSDFSVSKRFDLSSPSICKALWNGTTIDEVIFTACRMDGSDVVAYMILTMNDVIISNYSVSGGGDLPVETLSLNYGKIKYEYKQQKKVGGASGTAAATHSLETNEIS; encoded by the coding sequence ATGCAAAATATGTTTTTGAAGATCAAGGACATTGATGGAGAGTCCACGGTTAAAGGCTACGATAAACAGATAGAGATTTACTCGTTTTCACATGGATTTTCCCAACCAACATCACCTATTCGCAGTTCCGAGGGAGGTGGAACAACTTCACGTGCACACCATTCTGATTTTTCAGTGTCAAAGCGTTTTGACCTCTCAAGCCCATCAATATGCAAAGCTTTGTGGAACGGTACCACTATTGATGAAGTGATTTTCACAGCCTGCCGTATGGATGGAAGCGATGTAGTTGCCTATATGATCTTAACCATGAACGATGTCATTATTTCCAATTACAGTGTCAGTGGTGGTGGAGACTTGCCAGTCGAAACACTTTCTTTGAACTACGGAAAGATTAAATACGAATACAAACAGCAGAAAAAGGTTGGTGGCGCCAGTGGAACCGCAGCAGCTACACATTCTCTAGAAACGAATGAAATATCGTAG
- the tssF gene encoding type VI secretion system baseplate subunit TssF: MASHESDAGVRDYYQSELAYLRKAGMEFAKHYPRIAGRLELGPDITPDPFTERLIESFAWLTARIRRNIDAEIPQVSTTLLGMLYPNFTSPVPSMSIAELSPDPDKGDLTSGYTIPAGTKLHCAAQDGDVTLRWSTAWPVTVYPVSVVEAVFEPPSLYNFQGRATHASTVLRLRLRGQGVPLSACILSTLRIFLHGDCFDTFPLYEALVSGVLDVCLRSPHDNPDASPLSLGAKNLKPVGFTPEELLLPRGSYSHPAYQLIQEYFAFPERFLFVDIAGLEQLKSTSDSVDILIPLSQVPARRTVVNSAMFRTGAVPVVNLFEKISEPIRLDETQSEYRLIADARRNLSTEIHSIESVSAVEPGRTETLRIEPYFALTHHMIAERARLFWLMRRSPAFTGTPGTDVYLSFTDLDFNPMSPPARTVFARLLCTNRHLAASAQAETLLDRDINMPVGDIRLLLKPTQQRSPSIGGAAMWRLISHLSLNHLSLDGPQATDALREILRLYAADDDIPSQQQIQGVKNIQCRPVAKRIGNLAWRGFVRGTCMELTLEESNFAGGSGFVFASVLNGFFGLYANVNTFTQLTLKSAGRKGVWYQWPPKTGCQPVL, from the coding sequence ATGGCAAGTCATGAATCAGATGCAGGAGTTCGCGACTATTATCAAAGTGAGCTTGCGTATCTTCGTAAGGCGGGGATGGAATTTGCAAAGCACTATCCCCGTATTGCAGGGCGGTTGGAGCTGGGACCGGACATAACTCCTGATCCATTTACTGAGCGGCTTATCGAGTCCTTTGCATGGCTGACAGCAAGAATCCGCCGAAATATTGATGCTGAAATCCCTCAGGTTTCTACTACGTTGCTGGGTATGCTCTACCCTAATTTTACAAGTCCGGTACCATCTATGAGCATTGCGGAATTATCCCCTGACCCGGACAAAGGAGATTTAACTTCCGGGTACACTATCCCTGCAGGGACCAAGCTTCACTGCGCAGCACAGGACGGGGACGTTACCTTGCGCTGGAGCACGGCATGGCCTGTAACTGTATATCCTGTTTCAGTCGTTGAAGCTGTTTTTGAACCTCCGTCCCTGTATAATTTTCAGGGCAGAGCAACCCATGCTTCCACTGTTTTGCGGTTGCGGCTGCGTGGGCAAGGAGTTCCTCTTTCTGCTTGCATACTCAGCACATTGCGTATCTTTCTTCATGGAGATTGTTTTGATACTTTCCCACTGTACGAAGCTCTTGTTTCCGGCGTGCTTGATGTTTGCCTGCGTAGCCCTCACGATAATCCTGATGCTTCACCTCTCTCTCTCGGAGCTAAAAATCTTAAGCCTGTAGGATTCACTCCTGAAGAACTTCTTCTGCCGCGTGGAAGTTATTCTCACCCCGCTTATCAATTGATTCAGGAATATTTTGCATTTCCTGAACGATTTCTTTTTGTTGATATTGCAGGATTAGAACAACTGAAATCCACTTCTGACAGTGTGGATATCCTTATCCCGCTCTCACAAGTTCCCGCAAGGCGAACTGTCGTGAACAGTGCGATGTTCCGCACTGGAGCTGTTCCTGTGGTAAATCTGTTTGAGAAAATTTCTGAACCGATTCGATTGGATGAGACGCAAAGCGAATATCGTCTGATTGCTGATGCAAGGAGAAATCTGTCAACAGAGATTCACTCTATTGAATCAGTCAGTGCCGTGGAGCCTGGTAGAACCGAAACATTACGCATAGAGCCGTATTTCGCTTTAACACATCATATGATAGCGGAGCGTGCCCGTCTTTTCTGGTTGATGCGTCGTTCTCCTGCATTTACAGGGACACCCGGCACAGATGTTTATCTGTCATTCACGGATCTGGACTTTAACCCGATGAGTCCTCCAGCACGTACTGTATTTGCCCGTCTTTTATGCACAAACCGTCATCTTGCTGCATCAGCGCAGGCTGAAACTTTGCTTGATCGCGATATAAATATGCCAGTGGGTGATATCCGGTTACTTCTTAAGCCTACACAGCAGCGTTCGCCCTCCATAGGTGGCGCAGCCATGTGGCGTCTTATCTCACATCTCAGCCTGAATCACTTATCACTTGATGGTCCGCAAGCCACAGATGCTCTGCGTGAAATTTTGCGTCTTTATGCCGCAGACGATGATATTCCGTCACAGCAGCAGATACAGGGGGTAAAGAATATACAATGCAGACCCGTGGCTAAAAGAATCGGAAATCTGGCATGGAGAGGTTTTGTCCGCGGAACATGTATGGAGCTGACTTTGGAGGAAAGTAATTTTGCAGGAGGCAGTGGGTTCGTGTTTGCCTCAGTCTTAAATGGATTTTTCGGCCTTTATGCAAATGTAAACACCTTTACACAGCTGACGCTTAAAAGCGCCGGGCGCAAGGGAGTATGGTATCAATGGCCGCCGAAAACCGGATGTCAGCCTGTACTTTAA
- a CDS encoding TcdA/TcdB catalytic glycosyltransferase domain-containing protein: MPTIIPNKIHFIWVGNEVPNPQARNLAKWAMENPQYEGVWLWTNTSNIERNADIIANILREYPNVERVTALTDIIGVKKLIVFRNDTRNLIAINIRSISTLHALGNPSHLYEELTHWKNYGAVSDIIRIWALHAKGGIYLDFDTYSTGAPLPTNINAPFNIHFKKNLDITL; the protein is encoded by the coding sequence ATGCCAACAATAATTCCCAATAAAATTCATTTTATATGGGTTGGGAACGAAGTTCCGAATCCCCAAGCAAGGAACCTTGCAAAGTGGGCTATGGAGAATCCTCAATATGAAGGCGTTTGGTTGTGGACAAACACCTCAAACATTGAACGAAATGCAGATATAATTGCAAACATTCTTCGCGAATATCCAAATGTTGAAAGAGTTACAGCACTTACTGATATAATTGGTGTTAAAAAGCTGATTGTGTTCAGAAATGATACAAGAAATCTTATAGCTATAAACATTCGCTCAATATCAACTCTTCATGCATTGGGCAATCCTTCTCATCTCTATGAAGAGCTTACACATTGGAAAAATTATGGAGCAGTAAGTGATATAATACGTATATGGGCACTTCATGCGAAAGGAGGAATTTATCTTGATTTTGACACATATTCAACAGGAGCTCCTCTTCCAACCAATATTAATGCGCCTTTTAATATTCATTTCAAAAAAAATCTGGATATAACCTTGTAA
- the tssI gene encoding type VI secretion system tip protein TssI/VgrG produces MTNITTLTTPLGKDKLTLDAITGQEAISEPFTFSVSANSKDNALDFTSIVGKDVSVAIQLPGGKSNRYINGMVTRFTMGLSTVEATHYTLELRPWLWLMNMQADCAVFQNMSVPEIVKKICNDAGYTDISDKLTGSYDTREYTVQYNETAFAFVSRLMEEEGIFYFFTHTSSAHTMVLADSANTFAECEQADSLTFHAKNASNIPAKQITDVSLSQRTITGKYGTGDYNFETPDTELTSTAAGENSRMIYEYPAGYTVKSTGETIAGRRLDGLEANEKVLFASSPASGLCAGGTFTVTKHDRRDINAKWAVTALSISASTEQCRYGITAIPAETKYRPVSTFSKPRVPGPLTAVVTGKAGEEIWTDKYGRIKVHFFWDRQGKKDENSSC; encoded by the coding sequence ATGACAAACATCACTACCCTAACTACCCCCCTAGGAAAAGATAAACTAACCCTAGACGCAATAACCGGACAGGAAGCTATTTCTGAGCCGTTTACCTTTTCTGTGTCCGCAAACAGCAAAGATAACGCACTGGATTTTACCTCTATAGTAGGTAAAGACGTTTCAGTCGCTATTCAATTGCCGGGCGGAAAATCAAACAGATATATCAACGGAATGGTAACACGCTTTACCATGGGGCTTAGCACAGTTGAAGCCACGCATTACACTCTGGAGCTGCGACCGTGGCTGTGGCTCATGAACATGCAGGCGGACTGCGCTGTGTTCCAGAACATGAGTGTGCCGGAAATAGTTAAAAAGATTTGCAACGATGCAGGTTATACGGACATAAGCGATAAACTTACTGGAAGTTATGACACGCGCGAATATACGGTGCAATATAATGAAACAGCTTTTGCCTTTGTCTCCCGTTTGATGGAAGAGGAAGGTATTTTTTATTTTTTCACCCATACATCCAGTGCCCATACTATGGTACTGGCAGACAGTGCCAATACTTTTGCAGAATGCGAACAGGCGGACTCGCTGACTTTTCATGCTAAAAATGCAAGCAATATCCCTGCTAAGCAAATTACTGATGTTTCGCTTTCCCAACGCACTATTACCGGAAAATATGGAACAGGTGACTATAATTTTGAAACCCCTGATACAGAGCTTACTTCAACGGCTGCGGGGGAAAATAGTCGGATGATATATGAATATCCTGCGGGCTACACCGTCAAAAGCACAGGGGAAACCATTGCTGGTAGAAGGCTTGATGGGCTGGAAGCAAACGAGAAGGTTCTCTTTGCTTCCTCTCCGGCATCCGGTCTCTGCGCTGGTGGAACCTTTACCGTAACAAAACATGATCGTCGTGATATCAATGCCAAATGGGCAGTTACCGCGCTATCTATTTCAGCTTCCACTGAGCAGTGCAGATACGGCATTACCGCCATTCCCGCAGAAACTAAATATCGTCCTGTCAGTACATTTTCAAAACCGCGAGTTCCTGGTCCGCTTACTGCTGTGGTCACAGGTAAGGCCGGGGAAGAAATCTGGACTGATAAGTACGGACGCATCAAAGTGCATTTTTTTTGGGATAGGCAGGGTAAAAAGGATGAAAATTCGTCCTGCTG
- the tssE gene encoding type VI secretion system baseplate subunit TssE, whose product MQRIQTTYIAPLLDRLVDDTPHAGPEPVPKRTCLSEDYRRIVLRDVLKLLNTRASQADWLEGSDVPTVLDYGLPDLGGRVAGVQVDAEQLARLVARAISAFEPRLENVQVSAVPLSEILHRVALAKGERDRVYSSANPVFGTAAVTDAAGQDTAGQRFRVGLQIEARLKGVSGRMSFSFPVTFDAQSTSFSEEEKSNGKS is encoded by the coding sequence ATGCAGCGTATTCAAACGACATACATAGCACCTCTTCTGGACCGGCTCGTGGATGACACCCCGCATGCGGGGCCTGAGCCGGTTCCCAAGAGGACATGCCTGTCTGAGGATTATCGGAGAATCGTATTGCGGGACGTGCTCAAACTTCTCAATACTAGAGCTTCTCAGGCCGACTGGCTTGAAGGAAGCGATGTCCCGACTGTTCTTGACTATGGCTTACCGGATCTTGGAGGGAGAGTTGCGGGGGTACAAGTTGACGCCGAGCAGCTTGCCAGGCTGGTAGCTCGTGCTATCAGTGCCTTTGAGCCTCGGCTGGAGAATGTGCAGGTCTCAGCTGTTCCTTTGTCTGAAATTTTGCACAGAGTTGCCTTGGCCAAAGGAGAGAGAGACAGGGTATACTCTTCAGCTAATCCGGTGTTCGGTACTGCTGCCGTTACAGACGCTGCCGGGCAGGATACGGCAGGGCAGAGATTTCGTGTCGGTTTACAGATCGAAGCCCGTTTAAAGGGTGTATCCGGGCGCATGAGCTTTTCTTTTCCTGTGACATTTGATGCACAAAGCACGTCATTTAGTGAAGAGGAGAAAAGTAATGGCAAGTCATGA